The region CGGCCTTAGTTGCTGGCACCTGCGTAGCTTCCACTCGTCGAGTGGGAGCTACGCCCATGTTCAACGGGATTTCCCGGCCGGCGTCCTGCACGGGCGCACGGCCACAGGCCGGACCCCGGCCAGGTGCGGCTGGAGGAGCAGCCGCACCGGACCCAGATCCAGGAGTGACTCCCCTCGGAACTCGCCGAACCCGAGGGTTGGTCTCGCTCCGCCGGACCGATAGCCGAGAATGCGGCACGTGGAGCTCCGTCATCTGGGTGTTTCGTTGCTGTCGCGGAAGAACTGCACTTCGGCCGCGCGGCCGCGCGGCTGCACATGGCGCAGTCGCCGCTGAGCCGGCAGGTCCGGTTGCTCGAACGCGATCTCGGGGTGGCGCTCTTCGAGCGCAACACCCGGGGAGTCCGGCTCACGGCTGCCGGCGAGTCGCTGCTGGAGCCCGCTCGCCGGGTGCTGGCCGAGGCGGCTGTGGCCCGGCACGCGGTGCGGGCCGCGAGCCTCGGGGAGATCGGCCGCGTCGCGGTCGGGTTCGCCGGTGCGAGCAGCTACTACGTGCTCCCTCGCCTCACCCGCGCGGTCGCCTCCGAGCTGCCGGGGATCGAGCTCTCGCTGCGCGGCCAGACCTACTCGGGCGAAGCGCTCACCCGGGTCGTCGACGGCACGCTCGACCTCGGGTTCGTCGCGCTGCCCGCCCGCGAGGGCGTGTCCACGCGCGTGGTCCGGATCGAGCGCCTGGTGGTGGCGCTGCCCGACACCCATGCCCTGGCCGAGACCGACAGCGTGTCGCTGGCCGACCTCGCCGGTGAGCGGTTCGTCGCCTTCCCGGCCTCGCGCGGCTCCGCCGTGCGGGACGCGGCGATGCAGGCGTGCCTCCAGGCCGGGTTCACGCCGTTGATCGCCCAGGAAGCGCCCGACGCCTACAACCTGCTGACCCTGGTCAGCGCCGGCGTCGGTGTCGCGATCGTGGTGGACTCGGCGCAGAACGTCCACTCCGAACACGTCGTGTACCGGCCGATCGCCGAGGACGTGCCGGCGTTGCTGATCGCCCTCGCGTGGCGCACGGACAACCCGTCGGCCGCTGCATCATCGGAGTGCTTTCCGCACTCGTCGAACGCGCCCGCACCGGCCGGGGCCAGACCGTCACCACCTCCCTGTACGAGTCGCAGCTCGCCCTGCACATCAACTGGGCCACGGGGTTCTTCGCGACCGGGCGGACTCCGCAACGGCTCGGTTCGGGGCACCCGAGCCTCGTGCCGTACCAGGCGTACCCGGCGGCCGACGGACACTTCGTCATCGCCATCGGGAACGACGGCCTGTGGCAACGACTCTGCGCACTCCTCGGCAGGCACGAACTGGCCGACGACCTGCGCTTCCGCACCAACCAGGACCGGGTGGTCCACCGCGACGAGCTCAAAACCGAGCTCGAAACGACCCTGCGCGGCGGCACCGTCGGGCACTGGTGCACGACGCTGAAGGCGGGAGGCATCCCCGTCACCCCGATCCGCACCCTGGACGAGGTGTACGCCAGCCCGCACACCGACGCGCTCGGCATCGTCCAGGAAGTCGACCACCCCGCGGTCGGCCAGCTCGAGCAGGTGGGTTTTCCGGTCAACTACAGCGGAAACCGCCCTCGGGTCCGCACCGCGCCACCCACGCTCGGCCAGCACAACCACGAGATCCTCAGCGAACTCGGATACAGCGACCAGCAGATCCAGGACGTCGGGGTCGGCGATGTCGTGGAGCCGGCTCGCGTAGGTCTCGGCCACGGCCTGGTGCGCCGACTCGCGGCGCATGCAGCGCAGGACGTCGAGGGCGATGACGTTGGACGATCCTTCCCATATGGACCCGAGGTGGGCGTCGCGCAGCAGGCGCGGGTTGACCCAGTCCTCGATGTATCCGTTGCCGCCGCGGATCTCCATGGCCTCGCCGGTGATGCCGCGTGCCTGCTTGCACACCTTGTACTTGGCGAGCGGGGTCAGCACCCGGATCAGGCTCCGCGCCGCCTGGTCACCGGCGTCGGAGTCGTCCAACCGCGCGGCCGACTCCAGGACGAGCCCGAGTGCGGCCTCCGCGTCGGTGATCATCGGCAGCAGGGTCGCCCGCATCAACGGCTGGTCGAACAGCGCCTTGCCGAACGCGGGGCGCCTGCGGGTGTGCTCGACGGACTCCAGCACCGCGCGCCGCATGAGCGCTGCCGCGCGCATCGCGTTGGACAACCGGGACACGTTGAGCATCTCTGCCATCTGCCGGAACCCGTTGGTCAGTTCCCCGACGGGGACGGCGAACGCGTCGTCGAGGGTGACCTCGCCGCTGGCCATCGACCGCGACCCCAGCTTGTCCTTGAGCCGGTCGATCCGGTTCCGCCAACACGTCGCCGGCGGTGGCTTGGGGTGCTGAACCAGCCGAACCAGTCGCCACCACGATCTCCCCTGCTTCTCCGTCCGTCCTCGCTGCCACCTTACGTCGGGCGTGTGGGGCGGCCCCGGCCGTCATCGGCGGCCGAACGCGCCGAAGCCCTGCGGGCCACCACGGCCCGCAGGGCTTCAACGCAACGCCGGTGCGCCGCTCAACGATCGATCAGGCGCGCAGGGTCCAGCCGTCGAGCCGTCCCGTGTCCTGGGAGTAGACGTCGCGCACCCGCAGCTTCCAGGTGCCGTTGGCCACCTCGGAGGAGGCGTCCACGGTGAAGGTCGCGCGCACGTTGTCGGCGGAGTCCCACACGTCGGCCTGCTTGAGGTTCCAGGTCCGGCCGCTGGGCGAGATCAGGTCGATGACCAGGTCGCCCCGGTAGGTGTGGGTGATGTTGACCTCGACGGCCAGATCCGCACGGGCGTTGCCGGTGCAGCCGGTGACGTTGACCGAGGAGGTCACGGCCGCGCCCGCGTCGGGGATCGCCACCGCAGCGGAACTGCTCACCGGCTCGCAGCCCGTGGGCGGCGGGGTGTCGCCCGTGCCCGTGAACAGCAGCCTGTTGGGCGAGCCGGTCCTGGGGTCCTTGACCGCGTTCGGCGTCGAGGCCGCAACCAGGGCGGTACCGACCTGCGCCGGTGTGGCCGACGGGTTGGCCGCCAGGTACAGCGCCGCCGCGCCCGCGACGTGCGGGGTGGCCATCGAGGTGCCGCTGATGGTGTTGGTGGCGGTGTCGCCGGAGTGCCACGACGAGGTGATGCCCACGCCCGGCGCGAAGATGTCCAGGCAGGTGCCGTAGTTCGACCAGCTCGCCCGGGTGTCGGTGTTGTCGGTGGCACCGACGGTGATCGCCTCCGGTGTGCGGGCGGGCGACGAGGAGCAGGCGTCCTGCGGGTTGCCGAACATGTCGCCGTTGCCCGCGGCGACCGCGTAGGTCACGCCGGAGACGACGGAGTTGCGCACCGCCTGGTCGAGGGTGCTGCTGGCACCGCCGCCGAGGCTCATGTTGGCCACCGCGGGCTTCTGGGCGTTCTCGGTGACCCAGTCGATGCCCGCGATGACGCCGGCGATGCTGCCGCTGCCCTGGCAGTCCAGGACGCGGACGCCGTAGATGTCGACGCCCTTGGCCACGCCGTACTCGGCACCGCCGATGGTGCCCGCGACGTGGGTGCCGTGGCCGTTGCAGTCGGTGGCGTCGTTGTCGTTGTCGACCGCGTCGAAGCCGTGCTTGGCGCGGCCGCCGAAGGTCTGGTGGGTGGTGCGCACACCGGTGTCGATGACGTAGGCCGCGACGTTGTCGGCCCCCGTGCTGTAGCTGTAGGCGTTGTCCAGGGGCAGGTTGCGCTGGTCGATGCGATCCAGGCCCCAGGACGGCGGGTTCTGCTGGGTGTCGACGGCGTGCACCCGCTTGTTCGGTTCGACCAGGGCCACCGCCGGGTCGGCTGCCAGCCGCCGGGCTTGCTGGTCGGTCATCGTGGCCGAGAATCCGCGCACGGCGGTGCGGAAGGTGTGTTCGAGCTCCCCGGTGTAGCGGGAGAGCAGATTCGCGGTGACCGCCGAAACGTCGGCGGCCTGGATCTGCGGGGTGTCGGAGAGAACGACGAGGTAGCTGTTGGGGATGATCTCCCCGGTGTCGGAGTTGCGGATCTCGCCTTCGGCCTGCGCCGGGAGGGAGGTCGCCGCGGCCAGCACCACGCCGGTCACCGCGGACAGGGCGATGCCGACCGACCGTCGGCGCCAACCAGCTCGAACTCGATTCATGGATGTTCCCCTCATGCAGAGGTGCCCGGTGGGACCGGACAGCCAAGAAACATGAAGACCACTCGATTGAGCAGGAGAAATATGACACCGGCAGGGCCGGGGAACAACCGCCGATTCAGTTGCGACAGCGTTCTTCGCAGCTAATCTTTCCCGTTTTTCATCTTCTACGTTTCAGCCTCGCCGGTTCGGAACCGAAAAGAAACGGGCCGTCCACCCGAACTTGACCGGCCGCTGCCGTTCCCGCTTCCGGCAGCGGCCCCGCGCACCCGGCTTTCTCTTGCCACAGCGCGGAATTGGACCTCCGGGACCGCGACGGCGGCCGGAAGGCGCGAAAACTCGCGGTTCCGGCCCGGCCGGTCGCGCGCACGACGGGGTCGAGCCGGCGCTCAGGCGTTGACCCCGGTGAGAGCGAAGAACTCCTGCCTGGAACGCGCGTCCTGCCTGAGCGTGCCCAGCATCGTCGAGGTGACGGTGTTGGAGCCGGTCGCCTGCACACCGCGCAGGGTCATGCAGGTGTGCTCGGCTTCGATGACGACCCCGACGCCCTTGGGCTCCAGCTGCTCGGAGAGCCAGTCGGCGACCTGCTTGGTCAGCCGCTCCTGGACCTGCGGGCGGCAGGCGAAGTGCTCGACGACCCTGGCGAGCTTCGACAGCCCCAGGATCCGCTCCCCCGGCAGGTAGCCGACGTGCGCGGTGCCGACGAACGGCAGCAGGTGGTGCTCGCAGACCGAGCGCACCGGGATCGACCGCGCCAGCACCAGCTCGTCGTAGCCCTCCTCGTTCGGGAAGGTCGTCAGGTCGAACGGACGCGGGGAGAACAGTTCCGCGTACGCGCGGGCCATCCGCCCCGGTGTGCCGCGCAGGCTCTCGGAGTCGGTGGAGATCCCCAGTGCCCGCAACATGTCCGCGGCCGCCTTCTCGGCGGCGGCGAGGTCGATCTCGGCTTCTGGCTGGTGGACGACGTGCAGGGCGGGTGCGGACATCAAGGGTTCCTCGTGATCGGTTGCGGTCAGTACTCGAGTGCGTCCGGCAGGGCCGGCACCACGGTCACCACGGCGAACGCCCCCTGGGCTGCCCGAGCGCGGCTACCGGGAACGACGTTCGGCCGGTTCTGCTCGGGCAGGTCCGGGCCCGCTGGTCGCGGCGCGGCCCCGGCGAACGGGCAGCCGGCACGCGAAGCTCGCGAATCCGAGGGCGACCTCCGTGACGACGCGCACCGCCCTCGGCCAGCCGGGTGCCCAGCATGGCGGAGCTGCCCGCGACGCCCGGCAACCCGGTGCTCAGCGCTGCGATGGCCATGCCGTCCTCCCGTTGCGAAGTGGGTCCACGACGCGCGATGCGTTTCGCGGCGTTCGCGCCGACCTGCCGCAGTGGATCAGCCATCTCACACCTGCCCCTCCCCACCCCACTTTTCACCAAGAAACGTTAGTCTTATTGCCGCCCCGAGGTCAACGCCGCAGGCAGAACGGTTGGCCGTGGAGTTTCGGACACCGCGATGGACCGAGAACGCGCTAGGGTTGCCCCATGGAGTTGCCCGAGGGCGGCGAGCGGACTGGTTCGGCGGTGGCGGCGGTGGCCGTGCTGGCCGACGACCTGCGGCGCGGGATGTACGAGTTCATCCGCCGCGCCCGGCGGCCGGTGGGCCGCGACGAGGCGGCCGCCGCGGTCGGCATCTCCCGCAAGCTCGCAGCCTTCCACCTGGACAAGCTCGTCGACGCGGGGCTGCTGTGCGCGCGGTTCGAGCCGGTGGGCGGCATCCGCAAGGTCGGCCGCACGCCGAAGGTCTACGAACCCGCCGACACCCACATCGGGGTGAGCATCCCGCCGCGCAGGCCCGACCTGCTGGCCGACGTCCTGCTCGACGCCGTGCTCACCGAGGGCGAGCAGGAGACCGCGGCCGAGGCGGCGATGCGCACGGCCCGCGAACGCGGGCACCGCCTCGGCACCGAGGAGCGCGACCGCAGCCGCCCCGGCCGCCTCGGCGCCGAGCGCACGCTGACCAAGGCCGAGGACACGCTCGCCGGCTACGGCTTCGAACCGGACCGGGAGACGCCGACCTGCGTCCGGCTGCGCAACTGCCCGTTCCACCCGCTGACCGCGAAGTCGCCGGAGCTGGTGTGCGGGCTCAACCACGCGTTCCTGCGCGGGTTCCTGGCCGGTCTTCAGGCGCGTTCCGTGGAGGCCGTCCTCGAACCGCGCCCCGGGGAGTGCTGCGTCACCCTGCGCACCCCGCCCGAGCCGTAGAGCGTCCGGGTCGGGCCGCGGATCGGCTGCGGGCGGCTCAGGTGCGGTCGGACGTGCGCGGGTCTTCGGTGAGTTCCTGGGTCGCGGCCCAACTGGCGAGCATCTTGAGGCCGTCGGCGGCCGGGCTGTCCGGCGCCGCGGTGTAGACGTTGAGGACCAGCCCCGGCTCGGAGGGCAGTTCCATCGACTCGTAGTTGAGGTCGAGCCGGCCGACGACGGGGTGGTGGAGGCGTTTCCGGCCGCTGCGGTGGAACTGGACGTCGTGGGAGGCCCAGCGCTGCCGGAAGACCTCGCTGCGGGTCGAGAGCTCGCCGACGAGCTCGATCAGCGCCTTGTCGTGGGGGTTGCGGCCGGCTTCGAGGCGCAGCATCGCGGCGGCGTCGTTGGCGACGCGGTCCCAGTCGACGAAGAAGTCGCGCGCGGCCGGGTCGAGGTAGACGAACCGCGTGGTGTTCGCCGGTCGGCGGGGGTCGGCGAGGACGGGCGCGTAGAGAGCGCGAGCGAGGCTGTTCATGGCCACGATGTCGTGGCGGGCGTTGCGCACCCAGGCCGGTGCGTCGGTGATGGCGTTGAGAACCTGCTGGACCGCCGGGCGCACGCTGGTCGGGGGCGTTGGGCGCCGACCTCGTCCCGGACCCGTGGCGCGGGCGAGGGAGAACAGGTGGTCGCGCTCGGCCTCGTCCAGTTGCAGGGCCGCGGCCAGCGCGTCGAGCACGGCCTCGGAGGCGCCGGAGAGGTTGCCCCGCTCCATGCGGACGTAGTAGTCGACGGAGACGCCGGCCAGCATCGCGACCTCTTCCCGGCGCAGTCCCTCGACCCGGCGCGTGCCGCCGTAGGCGGGTAGCCCTGCCTGCTCGGGGGTGATGCGCGCCCGCCGCGAGCTGAGGAACTCGCGGACCTCCGCGCGGTGGTCGATCCGGCCC is a window of Saccharopolyspora erythraea NRRL 2338 DNA encoding:
- a CDS encoding S8 family peptidase, producing the protein MNRVRAGWRRRSVGIALSAVTGVVLAAATSLPAQAEGEIRNSDTGEIIPNSYLVVLSDTPQIQAADVSAVTANLLSRYTGELEHTFRTAVRGFSATMTDQQARRLAADPAVALVEPNKRVHAVDTQQNPPSWGLDRIDQRNLPLDNAYSYSTGADNVAAYVIDTGVRTTHQTFGGRAKHGFDAVDNDNDATDCNGHGTHVAGTIGGAEYGVAKGVDIYGVRVLDCQGSGSIAGVIAGIDWVTENAQKPAVANMSLGGGASSTLDQAVRNSVVSGVTYAVAAGNGDMFGNPQDACSSSPARTPEAITVGATDNTDTRASWSNYGTCLDIFAPGVGITSSWHSGDTATNTISGTSMATPHVAGAAALYLAANPSATPAQVGTALVAASTPNAVKDPRTGSPNRLLFTGTGDTPPPTGCEPVSSSAAVAIPDAGAAVTSSVNVTGCTGNARADLAVEVNITHTYRGDLVIDLISPSGRTWNLKQADVWDSADNVRATFTVDASSEVANGTWKLRVRDVYSQDTGRLDGWTLRA
- the folE gene encoding GTP cyclohydrolase I FolE — encoded protein: MSAPALHVVHQPEAEIDLAAAEKAAADMLRALGISTDSESLRGTPGRMARAYAELFSPRPFDLTTFPNEEGYDELVLARSIPVRSVCEHHLLPFVGTAHVGYLPGERILGLSKLARVVEHFACRPQVQERLTKQVADWLSEQLEPKGVGVVIEAEHTCMTLRGVQATGSNTVTSTMLGTLRQDARSRQEFFALTGVNA
- a CDS encoding helix-turn-helix transcriptional regulator, which encodes MELPEGGERTGSAVAAVAVLADDLRRGMYEFIRRARRPVGRDEAAAAVGISRKLAAFHLDKLVDAGLLCARFEPVGGIRKVGRTPKVYEPADTHIGVSIPPRRPDLLADVLLDAVLTEGEQETAAEAAMRTARERGHRLGTEERDRSRPGRLGAERTLTKAEDTLAGYGFEPDRETPTCVRLRNCPFHPLTAKSPELVCGLNHAFLRGFLAGLQARSVEAVLEPRPGECCVTLRTPPEP
- a CDS encoding helix-turn-helix domain-containing protein, whose amino-acid sequence is MGRIDHRAEVREFLSSRRARITPEQAGLPAYGGTRRVEGLRREEVAMLAGVSVDYYVRMERGNLSGASEAVLDALAAALQLDEAERDHLFSLARATGPGRGRRPTPPTSVRPAVQQVLNAITDAPAWVRNARHDIVAMNSLARALYAPVLADPRRPANTTRFVYLDPAARDFFVDWDRVANDAAAMLRLEAGRNPHDKALIELVGELSTRSEVFRQRWASHDVQFHRSGRKRLHHPVVGRLDLNYESMELPSEPGLVLNVYTAAPDSPAADGLKMLASWAATQELTEDPRTSDRT